The segment CGATCTAATCAAAGTCATGCAGAAAAAGCCACAGGAGTGTCATGATCTCTTTGTCATAGGATATGATGATAAAGTATGTAGTAATTCTGTTTTGagcattttagtgttttttttttctgtattgtcacaaattacaaatgttaaaatacatttttatgcttttatttttggtgtttaGGTTGACTCACATTACATTTTATCCCACCTGGCCCCAGAGATGAGCCCAATTGGTTCGATTAAACAAGTGAAAGAGTCAAAAATCATGGAATTCTTTCAAGATTTCCTACTTGAACTTGAAGGTATGgacttaaattttttataatgtgCTATATTATTTGATAACCAGGTGTAAATATGCTACTGTAGTTTCCAATGTAAAAGagtataaataaactaaaacattaaTTCTCATTACATCTCTTTATTTCTTCTGAAGACACACAGCCAGAAGATGCAGCAGCAGGAGAAAACTTGTCTGTGCCAAAGATAATGCAGTGGATGACTGGGCAAGCTCACAGGCATCTGCTTGTGTCAGAAAGGGAGAAgtttaaaatagtgtttaaatttgACCATTGCTGTCTACAGCACATGCCAAACCACACTGTGTGTTACCCAATTGTCAGTGCTTGCACCAAAACCATAACATTTCCTGTAGTCCATATGGTAGATTACGAGTCTTTCAAAACACTCATGCAAACAGCTGTTACATATGGGGCAAGCTTTGACAGAGTGTAATGTATatcaaagcattttattttattgcgttATTCTTTGTAAagttttaaaggggtagttcatccaaagatgtaaattctgtcattgattactcCACTTCATGTTTTTTCAAACCTGCAAGACTTCGgaatacaaatgtttttattgaaatcTGAGAGATTTCTTTCCCTCCATTGACAGCTACAGAACTACCACTTTGAACGCTTCAAAAAGTTAATAAAGAGATAAAAACTAATCCATATGAATTTGGAGTAAACTACTCAATTGGGGATATGAAATTTcggatatttattttgaatatggatattttgcaGTCTTTCTGAAACCTCAAAGTGGTAGCTGTGTTGCTGTCAATGGAGGAACAGAAATATCTCGGACTTAATTAAAAactttcatttgtgttctgatgaTAAacaaaagtcttacaggtttggaacaacaagagggtgagtagtcaacaacagaatttacatttttgtgtgaactaaccctttaaatgcatGTAAGGGGAAATATAAACTTGTATTTggtgtacatttaaaaaagtcaAATACATCAGCCAATTTCTTGTGGGAGCCACAAACAAGTTCTAATAAAAATAAGTTCCTTACTGCATCATTTGTCCTTTTTTGTCATTAAGGCTAAATTACATTTAAGACAAACCATACAGCAGGAGCCCTTTTTTCATACATACTGTTAACGAACTTTAAAAGTAAGGAATGTACCgtaacattcatatattaatatGCTGTTGGATGTGAAGTGAGGTGGAAGAACATGACAAACAATATTTGAAAGAGAGAAATTACTGGATTTTTATTCACATTAGCCAAAGCCACTAGATCCAGTAAAATAAGAATAGTTTACGCTGTGTACAATGTGATagatgtaaataaacaaatcagtTCACTACAGAAAGCTCGTTCCACTATAGAGTTCAAATCGCGAGAAAGCATGAACGAACATGCctagactttatatatttataacattaaatTTAAAGTTAATTGACATGCTTGTACGTAGACGTCATAGCCAAAACAAGTGGACTCAACGAGTGGGTTCACTTGGTTCTGTAAAGTAGCAAAATCTTCAGGTGACAAGGGGCAAGGTATCTCTGGGACAATGACTCCATGTTCAGAGTCAACACTCTGTGGATTCTGGAAGAATAATTCCTCTGCTTGCAAAATCTGGGTGGGAGGGAGTGACAGGCAATGATTACAAGAACAATCACCTGACAAAGTACCATAAGGCAGTATGTTTGATCTATCTTAAGTAATGCATACCTCTGCAAAATCAGGCTCTGACACAGGTGCTTGCAACATCCCAATATTCCAAAGCTGATTCGGTGACAAATTTCCCTCCGTTCGCAAGGGATGACAGTTCCACATCTCTATGAAATGCTGCAAATCTGTGTGTATTCTGGGGATGAAAACATAGCTCACACAGAATAGGTGAACAGCATTAGACAGGTCAATTAATCCCTCATCTTCCAAGCTGTGGAGAACATTGTAGTAACTTGATGTTACAGCAGTCCAAACATCTCTCCATAGCCGTTCCACTCTAAGGCAGAGAAAAGTGTAAGGTGTTGATTTAATGGCAAAGCATTTTtaaagtttacataaaaaaaaaaaaagtgtatacgAAAAATACATTAACCATGCTCCCCTATTTAATTACCTCTGGTTATGCACGCTTTTGCCAGCAATAAAGCTGCCACGGCCAGTTCCTCGCACAGTAAACATGCACCGAGCAATGTCTACATTCTCAACCCCTTGGTCTGCTCGTACTCTAAAACAGTCAGAAAAAGCAGTTTTTGATTATTAGAAGTATTGTGTGTGTTGGGTCCAAGTCAAGAGCCTTAAATCTTCAACCTAGGGCTgcccaatgtattgttttatcatCGATATTGCGATGTGCACATTCACGATAGTCACATCACCAAACTCTGCTCAAACAATCTTTATAGCACGGGCAGTTCCAGTACCTGATTATGATCTGAGTAATCTGTAAAAAGAGTATCTTACAAAAaacctttttcacaatatttatgctACCAGTAAATCTGTAAAAATGGTAAAAACAACGTTTTTATATGAAAAAGGATCTTATACAGAGCGTATAATGTGCATACCTTGATGGCCATCCATTTTTTTCTACTCCATCCATGAAAAACCCAAAAGCTGTTTTGGCTTTGTTATTCCCAGCAACATTCAGGTAAAAGATCTGTTCAGGAGTTGGACACAACAGCATAATATTGATATGCAAGATATACAAGAGAAATTATGAAgggttaattaataaatacacacCTTCCTTGAAAAGCCATCGACAGCCCCAAAAATCACTATGTTGTACCTATAAAAAAAAGCCAGTattcacacataaaaaaaaaaatgaattttatgaTCAGTCTCTTCTGCATTTCTTTGATCCAAAAtatagcaaaaacagtaatagtgtgaaatactttgacaattttaaatatatacttttttacattataaatgtctttactgtcaattttgataaATTTTATGCATCATTGCCtagtattaataaattaatttcttttttgaacagtagtgtgtaatgttacaaaatattttatttaaaattaactgttcttttgaactttctattcatcaaagaatatggAAACAAATTTGTACATAAAggctttcaacattaataatgataagaCATTTTTCATGAGCATCGACTCATATTATGATGatttctgtgacactgaagactggagtaatgatgctgaaaattctgctttgttcacaggaataaattacacttttggTATGTATGAGATTTAGTGATATAACATCAATATCACAAATTCCACAAGACAAACGTATAGTAAAGCTatgattaacatttaattaaaattaaaagtattaaaaattacCTTATCAACTTATGATTCGTGTCTATGTGGACAAGAGACAAAGGAGCAGGAACAGAGTATGTACGTCTTGCGACGCATGACAGCTGGATCATCCTTGAAAGTACTCCTGCACCATCCACACGTTGCAAAGACATTTTTACTCTTCTCCATGTAACTCGATGTCCCATTGCTTGTAGAGACCCTTTCACCAGCCTGTATCCCGCATGAGGTGTTCTTCCCTTTATAGATCTTACTTTCTGATCAAGTTCATGATCAGAAAGATCAGAATAGTTGCTCCGAACAGACAGACTTTCCTCTTTCATTCGCCTGTATAAGGTTGATCTTGAAATGCCATGCACTTCAGCCAAAGAGGCCAGAGGTAAGTGCATGCTGAGCAAATCTTGGAGAGTTTCTTTTTGTATGTTTAGTCTGGGACGCCCCACACTTCCACTCCATTCAGGTACAGCTACATTGTCCAACAAAGGAGGGACAACACTCTCTGAAAGATAATTGGTAATAACTTCATTTAACTGTTCTAGAGCATCCACCACACCCTGGGGTATGTCTATATATGATGCTCCAGCTCGAACAAACTGTAACTCCTGACAGCAAACAAATTGGAGATATTCAAAGTCAATGGGATGCCTATTAACAATGCAACCAAGTCTATCCACAGACCTATGCAAAATCTGCCATTGTGTAGTCCTGCAAAGacaaacaacattaaaaactaaattagctgatgtaacaaatacataaaattcagaagcatatatattttaactgtGCACTCAGTTTGACTAAATCAAAAATCAGTTAATTGATCACAGATTACAATTACTGTTATTTCTTTACTTAAAGGTACTATGTAACTTTTGGAGTTCTAGAGACATGCAGTTTCTTTAACAGACTCAATGCACTGGTGCTAAATAATCTATCAACTCAATGTTTGATCCAGAGTTTTCAGAATTATACTCCAAATGGCGTGACGTCACGCGGGACGCCTATATTTTTACCCCCAGAACTCTACGAACATCGAAAATGGTGCCTCTTAACCTTTACGCTGATAAAATCCAATGTGATTATGAATGTTAGCTCAGCTAGCAACACTGGACATCGACCACACGGCAAACGTTATGGTGGCTCTGGCTGCTATAGTGTTGGCTAACGTTAATAAAATCTAATCAACGGTAACACTAACTACAGACTGGTCCAGCCAACGTTAAGTATTTAAATGGGACAGTATAAGAAGAgagaatcattcagttcacttgTCACTGCGTTTATGATATTAAATGAGTTATCTTACCCAGTGAACGACCTGTTGCTCGCCATTCTCGCTTTGCTTCGCTTCTTCTCGGTGGCAGCAGCGGCGCGAAACCGTAGTGGGCGTGGCCAACTTGTCACTTCAATCGAGGGTGACCAATAGAAAAACGCCTTTCATCCTGGTTGGTAGAGACCGCCCACTGAGCTACACCTTCATGTGCAAACGAAACTTTTCAATTCGCAAAACTTTTCAACTTGCAAAACTTTTCAGCTTGCAAACCTATTCACCTCGCAAGCAAAATATTGTGACCCTCAaaaaaagacagcagaaaagagagcaaAAAGTTCTCGAAGTGCACAAGGAAAAATAAAGGTTTTCAAAGATTTACACGCACTGCAAATAATTCTGTTATCaacttctttattttttaagactttttttgcaatatatatattttttaattacaaaataattagttttactctcaaacacaatatgtttgtttgaataaaaaagacacaaaagtaACTCCATAGGAGTgtacctttgttttgttttgtaacatttatcATACTGTGTACTGTTGAAAGGTGACAGAGAATGAAAAAAAACGCTTTTGCCTTGTCTTAGTTGAATAACAGTAGTCTATCCGCATACACGAACATACAAAAAGTGCTAGACATTCTGAACATCTCCGTTTCATAGAAATTCACCCTTTGAAAACAGCCCAATCTAAACAACGGGTACATATTATGTAACGTGTCTCACTGCCCCTCCGCTTCAAGATAATTTTCATACATCTACGGCCTCTCGCCTCCAACAGGAAGTAAATTGCAGCAGTGTTCGTGAAGTTCAAAACTAAACAGCGAGTCGCGTTCTGAGGTTTGCTCTTCCAGGCTTAAGTGTGTAAGCGGTGTGCAAACTTTCCATTACATTCCCACCGAAATAAGTTTACATTCTTTTGAGTGGCAGCAAAGGCAGCCAATCAGCGTTAAGTGCTTCCGTTTCATAATGAGGTTGCCAGTTAAGCCTGAAGGGACGCCAAATAGGTGCAAAACCACAAGTTTAATATAGCTGTCTGAGAGATGTTTTTAGGAAGCTAAGGCATTTCAGACCCAAGCAAAATGTTGTTGTCTACATGTCACATCACAGAACAAGGATAAATACCCTGTTCAGTCAATCTATGTCACCTTTGAAGAAAAAGCTGTGTTGagaaatttaatatatatatatatatatattagactttCCATATATACTTTCTTTCCATTTACTGTACGATTTTGTTTTCATATACTTATAATTCCACTCTGGGTCCACTCTGGTTACATGTGAGAGTGTCAGTGTGTTCAAGGACTACTACATCTTGTTTTGTCTAGGTAGCTACATGCTCTGCACAATGGAAAAATCCCAAGATGCAGAAAGTGAagcccaagaaaaaaaaatattgaactatatatatatatatatatatatatatatatatatatatatatatatagttaatgcaagattgcaatattttgtatgcggaacatatgtacattttcgtgtttccacacGAACCTATTAAGTGGAGGAAGTCTCCGCTTTCAGCGCAAATCGCGCCTGCAACTGATTCTAAAGTTTTTGTCAATCACTGTACAGATTGCCACTGATCTCTAAACTTACCCGTCGTCACTGTAACCTAAACCAATGAAATCGACTGCAGGGCGGGATTTCCACTGAATATAAATCACACATCGCACGCTGTACAACAACATACACGGCATGCTTTAGCCCAGCCTCTCGCTAGCTGTACCTGCTACCTTAGTCTCTAGCGGGAGGGTATTTTCTACTGCTGGAGACATTGTACCTGCCAGCAGATCTGCCCTTTCCATAGACAATGTGgacaagttaatttaaaaaaaataaaagcggttttatttttttttattttatatatcatattttattaaaaagtgtttaaagtgtaagcaaattgtttaaaaaagtttaaagtaataaacaacctgcagttgtttgcatttctttcccctACTGTTCcgaaaaatgaaccgaaccgtgaatttaaAACTGAGGCacataccgaaccgtgatttttgcgtaccgttacacccctatattatattatattatatcataaaagTATAATTACTATGCAAAAAGTTATAAAGATTTAAAAGTTAATTTCTAAACAATTTCATTCATTACAGGGataataaaaaacatgtatttattttcaaagaggaacagaataaaaacaattcaTTGGTTTTGATATTCTACACCACACAAGTGTCAGTTAGGATCAAATTcttatcttttgtttttttgatcaACAGGACTGTGTTCATGATCTTGTCCCTGAAGAAATGTCAAGTTTAGAAAAATGTGTCACATGTGGAGGACCCTTTTCACCTCTGAAATGGTCAGGGGTGAGGTGTAAAGGTATTTTTTTGAGAATGGAAGGGGGGATCCATCCATttcttttgaacatgatgccacaggaacactttttaaaaactgctcCACGTGTTACTCTGCTATGTTCACGATGAGCCATTTGCAGCTGCACTCACTTTTTAAGTACTAACCATGACATTATGAACTTATGAACATTATGATCTTcctttattaattaattcttaaTTTCTTCTGTCTAGTTTGCTATGAGTCCTGGCACAAAAAGTGCTATGTTAAGCAATGTAAGTGTTTTAGTAGAATTATTCTCAGTGAAATTCTTTCCaagtaaacaaaatataaatgtcttttttaatcattatcaGGTTTGTGAAGAACAAAGGTCAAGTGAGGTTGCATCATCAGAAGAGGAATATGTGCTTGATTCCACAGCGGATTCGAACAGCTCATGGGACAGCATAGCAGAGCCTTTAAAAATCAGTCGCAGTCAACATTTGGAATTACAGAATTTTGAGGGGTGCGCCAGCAATTCTGTTTCCAAAAAAAGACACCACCAAGAAACTTTTGTAGAGGCAGAGAAAGAGTCTGTTTCTGAAGCTGCAGAATCAAGTCAGCTTGAAGTATCGGGAGATACTGCCAAAGTAGGAAATGCTGAAGGCATAATTGTTGATGATAGTGCTGATGCTGGGGCTGAACAGATCTCAAACACATCCTCCTCTCTCAAAAATAAAACTTACTGCTACATTTGTGGAAAACTACAGACAAAGTTTACACGTCACCTAAAACGTCATGAGAAAACTCATAAAGATGTTGCTCAAGTTTTAAGTCTTCCCAAGGAGTCCAAACAGCACCAGAAAATGCTTATAAAGCTACGCAACAAGGGAAACCACATTCATAACTCGGAGGTCTTAGCAAGTGGAGTTGGATCCTTAAAACTAAGACACACAGCAAAGACAAAATACAATGCAAAAGACTATATTCACTGCATGTACTGCCAGGCATTATATCTCCGAAGAGATCTGTGGCGACATGTGAAGAAAATTTCTTCAAAACCAGTAGAAGCCAATTCAGAGATTGGAAGAAAAAAGGTATTGTCTTTGGCCTCTATGAATGAGTCAGCTCTTTCTCAGCAAATATCCCCAGGTGTTTGGAAGCTTTTAGCTGTCATGAAAGACGATGAGATAACTGCTTTCATGACCACACTGCTTTAACTGCGCTAAATGAGCGCCACTTTAACAAGCCTTCCACTCTTCCTTTTATGAAAGATGTTGAGTGTCTTcatcagtgtttggaataacggcgtttaaaagaacggcgttaggtaacaacgttattttttcagtaacggggtaatctaactaattacttttcccgtcattacaacgccgttaacgttactgaacgttaaatgcggtgcgttactatgcattgatttaataaactatgcaatccgaacgcacccctggctcacacagcgagtgaggaggtgggttaataacgagataagcgattatgattggctaaggcagagtcatgtgtttcatgttaCCCAATCAGAGACAGGGTTTTTACACAGATGCCAACACACGCACCAGCAGcggcaaacacaaacacacacacacacacacacacacgcgcgcgcgacGCATCCAAGTAGGGCTCGAACAGAGAtttgcagcagaaatggcgagtcaggagcaatccgatgaaaagttggtattttcaaggtggagatataagcactacttgaAATTcgttgtggtcaaaggcaagaacgtgcatgtaatgtgtagatgtaatgtgtgacacgcatccaaagctagtggccaaaaaaaaatttcttgaagtgcaggataaacctcttgctgtctgttgacgtgcaataaatttctaaagttatgtacgaactactgtctgttttactcatttcaactgacttgtggaaactgctaaaaaaaaaaaaaaaaaaaaaattatttgacatagcatcttttttttttttttaacagttacgCAAATAGTTTCTTTctctggtaacgagttacttttattatagagtaattcagttactaattcagttacttttttgaacaagtagtgagtaactataactaattacttttttaaagtaacgttgcCAACAGTGCTCTTCATAGACATGTGGAGAAGTCTACAGAACAAGCATTGAAGGACTTGGATGACCACAGTTCACCAAAATCATATAGTGAACTTTGTAAAGCCACCATGGcaaatgtaatactttttaatagGAGAAGTTTCAAAGATGACGTGAATGGTTTTCTGGAGAGACACACAAGTGCCCTGCACAAGGATGTCGCTTTTGGACTGACACAATTTGAACTTCACCTTTGTCAACACTTCAGTCATGTTGAATTAAGTttgttaaacttaaaattgttaaGTAAAAAATTAGAACTGTAGCAAATGTGTTTTAGCAAATTGGAACACGCATTGTATGTAGGCAATCTATAGCACTTGAATCTCATTATTCATCaaggtaaaataatttattttctcgtGTCACCTACAGTTGACCGAATCAAGTGCAGAGAGTGAGGTCGATGAAGGAAATCTCACATATCCACAGACTGGTACAGTACAGTGTGATTTTCTTGAATTTGTTTTATGAAATCACATGACACATGTTAAACTTTATTACAGATTCTACAGAGATGAAAAGAACAACACAACCTGTTGAAGCTTCAGGTACTTATTTATTGTCACCAGATGGTTAAACTTTTAACAGTGAAACAATTTGCTGTTATGTATCCCTAACCAATTGTTATTTCACTGTCAAGTCAGTAACTGTGTAATCTCTTACTGTTTTCTCGTATTTCAGACATAATTCGAGGGGATGTTAATTTGTGTCTGAATTACAAGAAAACATCTCTGGTTGCATATGATGTCACGTTGGTAGGAGTTACCAACGAATTGGGATCGCGCTAGGGATTTTTACCCGCACTGGCAGGCGGGGCACGGAATGCAAATCCTGCACACCAATGTTCATTGACTCATTTTGGTTTCACTCAAAGGCAATTGGTCTCCTTACTGTGATCCCAATTGGTTGGTTACTCCTACCGACGTGACGATGGCAATTAACCGCTCACGCAAAAAGACTGCACACACAGTTGGTTTGCATTTTACAGGTGGGCTGAAATGAGGTCACAAAGATGCAAAGATGGTGAAGGGTATAGTATGTTTAGTTTGCCAATTCGATTTTTGAACATTTTCTGGTTTGGTCTGCATTCTGCAAAAGTTTGGATAAAAGCAGACTGACTGCACACGCCAAGTAAAATTCAGTCCCATGGATTTAAGTTTCAGTGGAAGAGGCAAAAACATAAGACATCTCATTATTATTGGGAGAAAGAGACACAGGAGAGTAAACA is part of the Carassius gibelio isolate Cgi1373 ecotype wild population from Czech Republic chromosome A4, carGib1.2-hapl.c, whole genome shotgun sequence genome and harbors:
- the LOC127969553 gene encoding uncharacterized protein LOC127969553 isoform X1, with protein sequence MDLAMVAGIEKRLFEGDAKKGKTPKYSLNDLDNELFKVAGEIFAVSIAQGGPPPRFMQEWCYEYLVTGNIKRDGVHDTEISPLIKMIEDASDLSNFTKEILDCGYTGPINTDHKESILRALALHITTKRIPMLQQLSVGLELCDLIKVMQKKPQECHDLFVIGYDDKVDSHYILSHLAPEMSPIGSIKQVKESKIMEFFQDFLLELEDTQPEDAAAGENLSVPKIMQWMTGQAHRHLLVSEREKFKIVFKFDHCCLQHMPNHTVCYPIVSACTKTITFPVVHMVDYESFKTLMQTAVTYGASFDRV
- the LOC127969553 gene encoding uncharacterized protein LOC127969553 isoform X2, with amino-acid sequence MVAGIEKRLFEGDAKKGKTPKYSLNDLDNELFKVAGEIFAVSIAQGGPPPRFMQEWCYEYLVTGNIKRDGVHDTEISPLIKMIEDASDLSNFTKEILDCGYTGPINTDHKESILRALALHITTKRIPMLQQLSVGLELCDLIKVMQKKPQECHDLFVIGYDDKVDSHYILSHLAPEMSPIGSIKQVKESKIMEFFQDFLLELEDTQPEDAAAGENLSVPKIMQWMTGQAHRHLLVSEREKFKIVFKFDHCCLQHMPNHTVCYPIVSACTKTITFPVVHMVDYESFKTLMQTAVTYGASFDRV